A stretch of Rhodohalobacter mucosus DNA encodes these proteins:
- a CDS encoding shikimate kinase, with product MNVNIKPIKQAVFLCGMMGSGKTTVGKELAKLLNVSFHDLDRLIEQRTGNSIPEIFKTEGEEAFRKIERETILDVTASLSGVIALGGGSLQNQHLTDHIKLNGWLVFIQTPIDDIAERLHRKDGRPMIAENSAEKSDLFDKISSLMEQRIPYYSQAHLTIKTGDLTPPKIAAVIVDKLAFYEQRHRS from the coding sequence ACATTAAACCAATTAAACAAGCTGTCTTCCTGTGCGGTATGATGGGTTCAGGCAAGACAACCGTTGGAAAGGAGCTCGCAAAACTTCTGAATGTTTCCTTTCATGATCTGGACAGATTAATAGAACAAAGAACCGGAAATTCCATACCGGAGATTTTCAAAACAGAAGGTGAAGAAGCATTCCGTAAAATTGAACGAGAAACCATTCTTGATGTTACTGCAAGTCTTTCCGGAGTGATTGCCCTTGGAGGCGGATCTCTGCAAAACCAGCACCTAACCGATCACATTAAGCTGAACGGCTGGCTGGTTTTTATCCAGACTCCGATTGATGACATCGCAGAACGGCTACACCGTAAAGACGGACGTCCCATGATTGCCGAAAATAGTGCGGAAAAGAGTGATCTGTTCGATAAAATCAGTTCATTAATGGAGCAAAGAATCCCGTATTATTCGCAGGCGCATCTAACAATTAAAACCGGGGATCTTACACCGCCCAAAATCGCAGCAGTGATCGTTGACAAACTGGCTTTTTATGAACAGAGACATCGAAGTTAA